A genomic region of Phragmites australis chromosome 2, lpPhrAust1.1, whole genome shotgun sequence contains the following coding sequences:
- the LOC133893330 gene encoding CBL-interacting protein kinase 5: MEKKGTILMNRYELGRMLGQGTFAKVYHARNLASNKSVAIKVIDKEKVLRVGMIDQIKREISVMRLVRHPNVVQMHEVMASKSKIYFAMEYVQGGELFSRVARGRLKEDAARKYFQQLIGAVDFCHSRGVYHRDLKPENLLVDENGNLKVSDFGLSTLKECQKQDGLLHTTCGTPAYVAPEIINKKGYDGAKADIWSCGVILFVLLAGYLPFHDSNLMEMYRKISRGDVKYPQWFPSDLRRLMSRLLDPNPNTRITIEKLVEHPWFKKGYKPAVTLAQPHGSNSLKDVQAAFSTEHKDNEANKVEQPESPLKPASLNAFDIISQSKGFDLSCLFEKDQEQKANSRFMTQRPASAIVSKLEQIAETEHFKVKKQDGLVKLQGSKEGRKGQLAIDAEIFEVTPAFYVVEVKKSAGDTLEYEMFCNKDLRPSLRDICWSGQSEEKLPSLAESSPLKQSS; encoded by the coding sequence atggagaagaagggcacCATCCTCATGAACCGGTACGAGCTCGGCCGCATGCTCGGGCAGGGCACCTTCGCCAAGGTGTACCATGCACGGAACCTTGCGTCCAACAAGAGTGTGGCCATCAAGGTCATTGACAAGGAGAAGGTGCTGCGTGTCGGCATGATTGACCAGATCAAGCGGGAGATCTCCGTCATGCGCCTTGTCCGCCACCCCAACGTTGTCCAGATGCACGAGGTCATGGCCAGCAAGAGCAAGATATACTTTGCAATGGAGTATGTCCAGGGCGGCGAGCTCTTCAGCAGGGTCGCCAGGGGCCGGCTTAAGGAGGATGCCGCGAGGAAGTACTTTCAGCAGCTGATAGGGGCTGTGGACTTCTGCCACAGCCGTGGTGTCTATCACCGGGACCTGAAGCCGGAGAACCTCCTCGTGGACGAGAATGGCAACCTCAAGGTGTCGGACTTTGGCCTGAGCACCCTCAAGGAGTGCCAGAAGCAGGACGGGCTACTGCACACGACGTGCGGCACACCTGCATATGTCGCACCAGAGATAATCAACAAGAAGGGCTATGACGGAGCAAAAGCGGACATATGGTCTTGTGGTGTCATCCTCTTTGTTCTTCTTGCTGGCTATCTCCCATTCCATGACTCAAATCTAATGGAGATGTACAGGAAGATTAGCAGAGGTGATGTCAAGTACCCGCAGTGGTTCCCATCTGATCTCCGGAGGCTTATGTCCAGGCTCCTCGATCCAAATCCAAACACCAGGATCACCATCGAGAAGCTGGTTGAGCACCCGTGGTTCAAGAAGGGGTACAAACCAGCAGTTACGCTGGCACAGCCACACGGGTCAAACAGCCTTAAAGATGTTCAAGCTGCTTTCAGTACTGAGCACAAGGACAACGAAGCCAACAAGGTGGAACAACCGGAGAGCCCTTTGAAGCCAGCAAGCTTGAATGCATTTGACATCATCTCCCAGTCCAAAGGATTTGATCTGTCATGCCTGTTCGAGAAGGATCAAGAGCAGAAGGCGAACTCACGGTTCATGACCCAAAGGCCAGCATCAGCAATAGTGTCAAAGCTGGAGCAGATTGCTGAGACAGAGCACTTCAAGGTGAAGAAACAGGACGGACTGGTGAAGCTGCAGGGGTCTAAAGAAGGGAGGAAGGGCCAGCTCGCGATCGACGCAGAGATCTTTGAGGTAACACCAGCCTTTTATGTCGTTGAGGTGAAGAAGTCGGCTGGGGACACGTTAGAGTACGAAATGTTCTGCAACAAGGACCTAAGACCTTCACTCAGGGACATCTGCTGGAGCGGTCAGTCGGAGGAAAAGCTTCCTTCACTGGCTGAGTCATCACCTCTAAAGCAGTCCTCTTAA
- the LOC133893349 gene encoding putative CBL-interacting protein kinase 13 produces MVRMASKGGNNGGSGGREVKKPTLLLGRYEVGKLLGQGNFAKVYHARNVLTGEEVAIKVMEKEKIFKSGLTAHIKREIAVLRRVRHPHIVQLYEVMATKLRIYFVMEYVRGGELFERVAQGRLREEDARRYFQQLVSSVAFCHARGVYHRDIKPENLLVDDAGDLKVSDFGLSAVAEQMRHDGLFHTFCGTPAYVAPEVLSRRGYAAAKADLWSCGVVLFVLMAGYLPFQDRNLVGMYRKIHRGEFRCPRWFSPELTRLLRRVLDTNPQRRATADEIMDNEWFKIGFRRFSFRIEDDRSFTCFELDDEGIDASTSPPEPGTPRTDGGNAPAQLIKKASGLTSCGSAPSLLQLEGPNGLGGSSRRRSSLNAFDIISFSRGFDLSGLFVDGEAAGTGDPEKQHHPAATRFVSAAPVERILATLEGAATAAGMAVRERDDGSISMEGTREGEHGSLVVAAEIYELTPELVVVEVRRKAGCAAEYEEFFRSQLKPSLRDLVCDVERPRLQSDELSRSL; encoded by the coding sequence CGACGCTGCTGCTGGGGCGGTACGAGGTGGGGAAGCTGCTGGGGCAGGGCAACTTCGCCAAGGTGTACCACGCGCGCAACGTGCTCACGGGCGAGGAGGTGGCGATCAAGGTgatggagaaggagaagatCTTCAAGTCCGGGCTGACGGCGCATATCAAGCGCGagatcgccgtgctccggcgGGTGCGCCACCCGCACATCGTGCAACTCTACGAGGTCATGGCCACCAAGCTGCGCATCTACTTCGTCATGGAGTACGTGCGCGGCGGCGAGCTGTTCGAGCGCGTCGCGCAGGGTCGCCTGCGGGAGGAAGACGCGCGGCGCTACTTCCAGCAGCTGGTGTCCTCCGTCGCCTTCTGCCACGCGCGCGGGGTGTACCACCGGGACATCAAGCCCGAGAACCTCCTCGTCGACGACGCCGGCGACCTCAAGGTCTCCGACTTCGggctctccgccgtcgccgaacAGATGCGCCACGACGGGCTCTTCCACACCTTCTGCGGCACGCCGGCGTACGTCGCGCCGGAGGTGCTCTCCCGTCGCGGCTACGCCGCCGCCAAGGCCGACCTATGGTCCTGCGGCGTCGTGCTCTTCGTCCTCATGGCCGGCTACCTCCCCTTCCAGGACCGCAACCTCGTCGGCATGTACCGCAAGATCCACAGGGGCGAATTCCGCTGCCCCAGGTGGTTCTCCCCCGAGCTCAcgcgcctcctccgccgcgtCCTCGACACCAACCCGCAGCGCCGCGCCACCGCCGACGAGATCATGGATAACGAGTGGTTCAAGATCGGCTTCCGCCGCTTCTCCTTCCGCATCGAGGACGACCGCTCCTTCACCTGCTTTGAACTGGACGACGAAGGCATCGACGCGTCCACCTCGCCGCCCGAGCCCGGCACGCCGCGGACGGACGGCGGGAACGCTCCCGCGCAACTAATTAAAAAGGCGTCCGGGCTGACGTCGTGCGGGTCGGCGCCGTCGCTGCTGCAGCTGGAAGGGCCCAACGGGCTTGGCGGGAGTAGTAGGCGGAGATCGAGCCTGAACGCGTTCGACATCATCTCGTTCTCGAGGGGGTTCGATCTCTCAGGCTTGTTCGTGGACGGCGAGGCGGCAGGGACCGGTGACCCGGAGAAGCAGCACCACCCGGCGGCAACGCGGTTCGTGTcggcggcgccggtggaacGGATCCTGGCGACGCTGGAGGGGGCCGCGACGGCGGCAGGCATGGCGGTGCGCGAGAGGGACGACGGGTCGATCAGCATGGAGGGGACGCGGGAGGGCGAGCACGGTTCTCTGGTGGTGGCCGCGGAGATCTACGAGCTCACGCCGGAGctagtggtggtggaggtgcggCGCAAGGCCGGCTGCGCCGCCGAGTACGAGGAATTCTTCCGGTCGCAGCTCAAGCCCAGCCTGCGCGACCTCGTCTGCGACGTCGAGCGGCCACGCCTCCAATCCGACGAGCTCTCGCGGAGCCTATGA